The Candidatus Binatia bacterium region TCTGGTCGGGCGTGAGGTATTTCCGCGCCATCGACGCCAGGTCCTCCGCGGTGATCTTGCCCAGGCGATCCGGCAGCGCCTGGAAGTAGTCGTCCGGCAATCCGAACACGAACAGGTTGCCCACCTGCGCCGCGACGTACGCGGAGGTCTCGAAACGGCCCGGAAGGGCCTGGATGCGCGCGCCGCGCGTGCGGGAGAGCTCCGCTTCGGTGACCGAGCCGTCCTTCATGGCCCGGATCTCCTTGAAGATCTCGGTCAGCGCAGGACCCGTCGCGTCCGTGCGGATGCCGCCGCCCACGACGAGCCGCCCCGGTCCCGCGTTCTCCGATACGTTCGAGTAGGTGCCGTAGGTGTAGCCGTGCTTCTCGCGCAGGTTCTGGTTGATGCGGCTGGTGTAGCCGCCGCCCAGGATCGTGTTCATCATGCTGAGCGCGTCGTAATCGGGATCGCTGCGCGGCACCGCGATCTGTCCGACGAGGATGTTGGTCTGGGGCACGCCCGGCTTGTCCACGATCACCACCCGGGTCCCGGTCGAGGTACCCGTCGGCAGTGAGCGGGGCGCGGGGGCCGCGCCGGTCCAGCCGCCGAAGAGATTCTGGGCCAGCGTGCGGACCGTCGCCGCCGGAATGTCCCCGACGACCACGAGGGCCGCATTGCCCGGCGTGTGCTGCGCTTCGTGGAAGCGAGCGATGTCCTCGCGCGTGATCTTCCGCAGCGAGGCTTCCGTCCCCAGCGTGGTGTGGCCGTAGGGGTGGTTCGGCCCGTACAGCGCGGGGAGGAACACCCGGGTCGCCGTCTGCGGCGGCGAATCCTTTTCCTGCAGGAGCTCCGCGAGACGGGCCTGCCGCTCGCGCTCGACTTCCGCATCGGGGAAGGTGGGGTGCAGGGTCACCTCGGCCAGGAGCGACATGGCTGCGGGAGCGTTCGCGGCCAGGCTCTGCACCCGCCGCGCGCTGCCGTCCATGTCGAAGCTGCCGCCCCATTCCGCCCCCAAGGCATGGGCCCGGTCGGCGATCGCCATCGCGTCCGAGGTCTTCGTCCCGTGCTCCAGCATCTCGGCCGTGAACGAAGCCAGACCGGGCAGGTCGGCGGGATCGGCCGCGCTTCCCGACCGGAAGACGAGCCCGGAGGTGACGAGGGGAAGGTGGTGATCCTCGATGTGATACACGGTGAGTCCGTTCGCCAGCGTGAAGCGCTCCGGCCGGGGCAGGTGGAGCACTGCCGCCTGGGCCGCGGCCGGGGCTTCGCTACGCCAGGCTTCCTTGTCCTCCCCGGGAGGAGGAACGCCGGGGTCGGTCGGCGCCGGAGGCGTCGGCACGGCCGCGGCGAGCTTCTTCTCACCCGGAATGCCGTACACGACAGCCCGCGCGCTCTTCGTCAGGTATTGCGCGACGAACCGCTTCACCGACTGCGGGGTGACCGTCGCGTACCGCCCCAGGTCCTTGTTCAGATAGTCGGGCGTCTTGAGGTAGTAGTTGTAGCGGTTCAGCCGGTCGGCGATGCCGTTGAAGAACCCGACCCGCTCCAGGCTCGTCACTTCGTCCCGATAGATCGCCTGGCGCGACGCCTCGACCTCGGCCTCGGTCGGTCCCTCGGTCGCGAGCCGCGCCACCTCGTCGTCGATCGCCTTCTCCAGCTCCTCCGGGGTGTGGCCCGGCTTGGCCGTGACGATCACTTCGAAGATCGACCCCAGCTGGAGCGGGTTGTGCACGGTCTTCACGTCCTGCGCGATCTGGAGATCGTAGACGAGCTTCTTGTACAGGCGGCTCGCCTTGCCGTTGCCGTTTCCGTACTGGCTCACGTTCCCGGAGAGAATGTCCGAGGCGATCGCACCGTTCACCTCGTCGGGCGCGAAGGCCTTGGGCGTGATCCATCCCATGTAGACGCGGGGCAGGGAGACGTTGTCGGTCACCGTGGCGCGGCGCTCGGACGTGATCGGGGGCGTCGTCGCGCGGATCGGCGGCACGTCGGCCCCGCGCGGGAGCGTGGCAAAATATTTCGCGACGAGCGCCTTCGTCTTCGCGACGTCGATGTCGCCGACGATGGCGATGCTGGCGTTGTTCGGGCAGTAGTAGCGCTTGAAGAAGTCGCGCACGTCGTCGAGCTTCGCCGCCTGGATGTCCTCGTGCGAGCCGATCACGTTGGCGTAGTAGGGATGCTCCTTGGGGTAGAGTTGGTGAAACAGCTCCTCTTCCACCATCCCGTACTCGACGTTCTCGGTGCTCTGGCGCCGCTCGTTCCGGACCACGTCCTGCTGGTTCGCGAGCTTGATCGCGTCCACGCCGTCGAGCAGGAAGCCCATCCGGTCGCTCTCCAGCCAGAGCGCGGTCTCGAGCT contains the following coding sequences:
- a CDS encoding pitrilysin family protein; amino-acid sequence: MVSARIRAALPNTVRRCVLSLLSLFLVAAMPAVGAAKTSPPPRVKLNIVKYTLPNGLDVILCENHRLPTVGVNVWYHVGPANEEPGRTGFAHLFEHLMFKGSRHLPDGKHWTYLQTAGATLVNGTTDFDRTNYLEDLPANQLETALWLESDRMGFLLDGVDAIKLANQQDVVRNERRQSTENVEYGMVEEELFHQLYPKEHPYYANVIGSHEDIQAAKLDDVRDFFKRYYCPNNASIAIVGDIDVAKTKALVAKYFATLPRGADVPPIRATTPPITSERRATVTDNVSLPRVYMGWITPKAFAPDEVNGAIASDILSGNVSQYGNGNGKASRLYKKLVYDLQIAQDVKTVHNPLQLGSIFEVIVTAKPGHTPEELEKAIDDEVARLATEGPTEAEVEASRQAIYRDEVTSLERVGFFNGIADRLNRYNYYLKTPDYLNKDLGRYATVTPQSVKRFVAQYLTKSARAVVYGIPGEKKLAAAVPTPPAPTDPGVPPPGEDKEAWRSEAPAAAQAAVLHLPRPERFTLANGLTVYHIEDHHLPLVTSGLVFRSGSAADPADLPGLASFTAEMLEHGTKTSDAMAIADRAHALGAEWGGSFDMDGSARRVQSLAANAPAAMSLLAEVTLHPTFPDAEVERERQARLAELLQEKDSPPQTATRVFLPALYGPNHPYGHTTLGTEASLRKITREDIARFHEAQHTPGNAALVVVGDIPAATVRTLAQNLFGGWTGAAPAPRSLPTGTSTGTRVVIVDKPGVPQTNILVGQIAVPRSDPDYDALSMMNTILGGGYTSRINQNLREKHGYTYGTYSNVSENAGPGRLVVGGGIRTDATGPALTEIFKEIRAMKDGSVTEAELSRTRGARIQALPGRFETSAYVAAQVGNLFVFGLPDDYFQALPDRLGKITAEDLASMARKYLTPDQMLIVAVGDRSKIASQIQPLGLGPVALSDADGKTLEAESAVTK